From one Candidatus Parcubacteria bacterium genomic stretch:
- a CDS encoding glycosyltransferase: MSAMLSVIIPCFNAAATIESQIGKLVTFLEKHFPAFEVIVVDDGSTDATPERLAILEKGDPRVYAVILSKNQGKGAAVAAGVIKSRGDFVIFTDADLPYDLEAIPRFVDYIRGGYDVILGSRYLKKEQLMPGVENQTVERTLLSRVFVFLANIALKNPVSDTQCGIKGFSRRAAQAIFSRITIFRFAFDVEAISIAQALGLRIKEASVNLVHQDRSTVRLARDGFDMCFDLLKIFLRYRLSLFK; this comes from the coding sequence ATGAGCGCAATGCTTTCGGTCATCATCCCGTGTTTCAATGCCGCCGCGACTATCGAATCCCAGATCGGCAAACTCGTCACCTTTCTAGAGAAGCACTTTCCTGCCTTCGAAGTCATCGTGGTGGATGATGGCAGCACGGACGCCACTCCAGAAAGGCTCGCTATCCTTGAAAAAGGAGATCCGCGGGTCTACGCAGTGATTCTCTCTAAGAACCAAGGAAAGGGTGCAGCGGTTGCAGCAGGAGTCATAAAGAGCCGAGGGGACTTCGTTATCTTTACCGATGCAGATCTCCCGTACGACCTCGAAGCTATTCCGCGCTTCGTCGACTATATCCGTGGAGGCTACGACGTAATCCTCGGAAGCCGCTATCTGAAGAAAGAACAGCTGATGCCGGGCGTCGAGAATCAGACCGTGGAGAGGACGCTGCTCTCTCGGGTGTTTGTATTCTTGGCCAACATCGCTTTGAAGAATCCGGTCTCCGACACCCAGTGCGGTATCAAGGGATTCTCCCGCCGGGCGGCGCAGGCTATTTTCTCTCGCATCACCATTTTCCGCTTCGCCTTCGATGTAGAAGCGATCTCGATCGCCCAGGCGCTTGGACTTCGCATCAAGGAAGCCTCAGTCAACCTCGTGCATCAGGACCGCTCTACGGTCCGCCTTGCACGTGATGGTTTTGATATGTGCTTTGATCTCCTGAAAATATTCCTCCGTTACCGACTCTCTCTTTTTAAATGA
- a CDS encoding oligosaccharide flippase family protein → MLYLTKGGFWLSIGSFVSGATSFILSLAFANLLPQTAYGVYKYVLSVASTINAFTLTGLETAVIEAVARGKEGVLRQAFWKNLKWSIPASLAATFAGLYYFLNGNSTLSISLFLIALVQPLTTSAALAAAFLNGKKAFQISAGYYAVNNILPAGVLLGVMSVSSSALHVILAYFGANLVSAVGLYWYVNSRFAPTQEEDHSAMTYGKHLSLMNVISNVADNLDKILAFQLLGAAPLAIYSFALALPSQSKLLTKSLSSLMFPKFAERPAEELRQGMGQKTLRFFLLGLAMAIGYILIAPYVFRLIYPQYTEAVLLSQIYATSFLAITAAPMGLYLSAKRRVRAQYFINAFMSVFQVLAVLIGIATAGLLGLMLSRIATRFMGAFLAAYFYLTDKPEPGESLQTGSSAVK, encoded by the coding sequence ATGCTCTATCTCACCAAGGGAGGGTTTTGGCTCTCCATCGGTTCCTTCGTTTCTGGTGCAACCTCCTTCATACTCTCCCTCGCCTTTGCCAATCTTCTTCCTCAAACAGCCTATGGAGTCTATAAATATGTCCTCTCGGTCGCTTCAACAATAAACGCCTTTACGCTCACAGGTCTCGAGACTGCGGTCATTGAGGCTGTGGCTCGTGGCAAAGAAGGCGTTCTACGGCAAGCCTTCTGGAAGAATCTCAAGTGGAGCATCCCCGCGAGCCTAGCAGCCACCTTCGCCGGGTTGTATTATTTTCTTAACGGCAACAGCACCCTCAGCATCTCCCTCTTCCTCATCGCGCTAGTCCAGCCGCTCACCACGAGCGCCGCGCTCGCTGCGGCTTTCCTCAACGGCAAGAAGGCTTTCCAGATAAGCGCAGGCTACTACGCAGTGAACAATATACTGCCAGCAGGGGTACTCCTCGGAGTAATGTCTGTCTCTTCGAGCGCGCTTCACGTCATCCTCGCCTACTTCGGGGCCAACCTCGTCTCTGCAGTCGGCCTCTACTGGTATGTGAACAGTCGTTTCGCTCCGACTCAGGAAGAAGACCATTCTGCCATGACCTACGGCAAGCACCTCTCCCTCATGAACGTCATTTCGAATGTGGCAGACAATCTGGACAAGATACTGGCCTTCCAGCTCCTTGGAGCCGCCCCTCTCGCTATCTATTCATTTGCGCTCGCCTTACCTTCTCAATCCAAGCTTCTCACTAAATCACTCTCATCTCTCATGTTCCCGAAATTCGCGGAGCGTCCTGCGGAAGAACTGCGCCAAGGGATGGGTCAAAAAACCCTGCGCTTTTTCCTCCTCGGACTCGCCATGGCGATAGGCTATATACTCATCGCCCCTTACGTCTTTCGGCTCATCTATCCGCAATATACGGAAGCTGTCTTACTCTCGCAGATATATGCTACATCTTTCCTGGCTATTACTGCCGCCCCTATGGGTCTCTACCTAAGCGCCAAACGCAGGGTACGCGCCCAGTATTTCATCAACGCGTTCATGAGTGTCTTCCAAGTGCTCGCCGTGCTTATCGGCATCGCTACAGCAGGCCTCCTCGGCCTCATGCTATCGCGTATCGCCACCCGCTTTATGGGAGCATTCCTGGCGGCCTACTTCTACCTCACCGATAAGCCCGAGCCAGGGGAAAGCCTCCAAACTGGAAGCTCCGCAGTAAAGTGA
- a CDS encoding FkbM family methyltransferase, which translates to MDKHALGNFIKIKPRSRIRNKLSHLCLKWRKLLENEIQGDITRTGEGTFLKAFLQANGKNPLTVFDVGANVGDWSTFLCKEAEGPIDLHAFEPIAEFTVPLTHDTATIKIKSVKAAVSERAGTLQVHKWPSTDQSSVYERRLTHDKQGKPEIVSIPAIRLDDYIRENGITHIDLLKVDVEGHELSVLKSLGEYLNPSFVSAIQFEYGLTYVDSSSYLFDMYRLLDGYRIHKLFKGKLEETPYQSNLEDFMYTNYIALAKD; encoded by the coding sequence ATGGACAAACACGCTCTAGGAAATTTCATAAAAATAAAACCGCGTAGCCGCATACGGAACAAGCTTTCTCACCTGTGCTTAAAATGGCGCAAGCTTCTCGAAAACGAGATACAAGGAGACATAACTCGTACAGGAGAAGGAACCTTTCTCAAAGCCTTCCTTCAAGCCAATGGCAAGAACCCCCTGACAGTGTTTGATGTAGGAGCCAACGTGGGCGATTGGAGCACCTTCCTATGCAAAGAAGCCGAGGGACCTATCGATCTGCATGCTTTTGAGCCGATCGCCGAATTCACTGTACCCCTTACACACGATACGGCGACGATAAAGATCAAGTCAGTGAAAGCTGCAGTGTCCGAGAGAGCCGGTACCCTACAGGTCCATAAGTGGCCGAGTACGGACCAGTCTTCCGTATACGAACGTAGACTTACTCACGACAAACAAGGGAAACCTGAGATCGTCTCCATACCGGCTATACGGCTCGATGACTACATTCGCGAGAACGGCATCACCCATATAGATCTCCTCAAGGTAGACGTGGAAGGTCACGAACTTTCCGTCCTAAAAAGCCTTGGAGAATATCTGAATCCGTCCTTCGTCTCAGCTATCCAATTCGAATATGGGCTGACGTACGTCGATTCTAGCTCTTATCTTTTTGATATGTACCGGCTTCTCGATGGTTACCGCATACACAAGCTCTTCAAGGGAAAGCTCGAGGAAACTCCCTACCAGAGCAACCTGGAGGATTTCATGTACACCAACTATATCGCTCTGGCCAAAGATTAA
- a CDS encoding glycosyltransferase family 2 protein, whose product MNEQLNTPIAIIVFKRLDATKEMFETVRAARPRKLFIIADGWRNDDEKEKCFAVREYLDGAVDWSCEVYKNYSDINIGLKKRIVSGLDWVFEAVETAIILEDDCIPDASFFPFCEELLEKYKDDPRIMHIAGMNFQQRNKDFTTDGKSYYFSHFGEIWGWATWRRAWKLYDVNMSAWPKAKKEGMLQNRIQDPAAVDYFEYRFDFVYDAGDNRKISDVWGAQWLFTQWLHDGLAIVPVTNLVSNLGVSPDATHQKAAKVESQFTNAPTVPVTFPLVHPADMEINQVADAFSLKAGYRIKRRASEKVIFFLKRHLPALHAWLKRLRKA is encoded by the coding sequence ATGAATGAGCAGCTCAACACCCCGATCGCCATCATCGTCTTCAAACGCCTGGACGCCACCAAGGAGATGTTCGAGACCGTGCGCGCTGCGCGCCCTCGTAAACTCTTCATCATCGCTGATGGGTGGAGAAACGATGATGAAAAAGAGAAATGTTTTGCTGTACGAGAATACCTCGACGGTGCTGTGGACTGGTCATGTGAAGTATATAAAAATTACTCAGATATCAATATCGGATTAAAGAAAAGAATCGTCTCTGGCCTGGACTGGGTTTTTGAAGCCGTCGAAACCGCAATTATCCTTGAAGACGATTGCATCCCCGATGCATCATTTTTCCCATTCTGTGAAGAACTCCTCGAAAAATACAAAGATGATCCACGGATCATGCACATAGCGGGGATGAATTTTCAGCAAAGAAATAAGGATTTCACTACTGATGGCAAAAGTTACTACTTTTCTCACTTCGGAGAGATCTGGGGATGGGCTACCTGGAGACGGGCTTGGAAACTCTACGACGTGAACATGAGCGCGTGGCCGAAAGCTAAAAAAGAAGGGATGCTGCAAAACCGTATTCAAGATCCTGCGGCAGTCGACTATTTCGAGTATCGCTTTGATTTTGTTTATGACGCTGGAGACAACAGGAAGATATCGGATGTGTGGGGAGCCCAATGGCTATTCACGCAGTGGCTTCATGACGGGCTCGCCATCGTTCCAGTCACTAACCTCGTGTCCAACCTGGGCGTAAGCCCGGATGCGACTCATCAGAAGGCAGCCAAGGTAGAGAGTCAATTCACTAATGCTCCCACAGTGCCCGTAACCTTCCCTTTGGTGCACCCTGCCGATATGGAGATCAATCAAGTAGCCGACGCGTTCAGCCTCAAAGCCGGATACCGCATCAAACGCCGAGCGAGCGAGAAGGTCATCTTTTTCCTAAAGCGACATCTCCCTGCTCTGCACGCCTGGCTCAAGCGCTTGCGAAAAGCGTAA
- a CDS encoding glycosyltransferase family 4 protein, giving the protein MSRPLRVLILTYIYTDYDPRYGGEGRVVWETTNALARAGVEVYVITSMKKLDTVPHPNVHLYQVPFAKKDFLNFNAGELLKIFFWSIPLIFLKGIDIIHHLPTNGPNPFARFKFGKTFVMSADPAWDYENSKFGKELKLDNSQKNQEAGFAKRSFDLSSRLALRFFRMIGVDNKFPEGTDIFFYRARSLQPTLESLRPESILAYVPNGVDTQMFSPQNPPLFERTQQGLRFLHVGSVSRRKGTEHLLNAFVSILPRYPESELFLVGRGHPEFIAELKQTAAPYPQVHFFDNISNDDLPRAYTSADVFCLVPLSGSTPTVMGEAMASGLPIIATKESGSGEAVEEHEAGLLVEPGNEAELAQAMVNLIEERAILEEKKANSLAASRFFDWDNIARLLIAGYEQALVNKK; this is encoded by the coding sequence ATGTCTAGACCCCTCCGCGTCCTCATCCTCACCTACATCTACACGGATTATGATCCGCGCTACGGAGGCGAAGGCCGCGTGGTCTGGGAGACCACCAACGCGCTCGCACGTGCTGGTGTCGAAGTGTACGTAATAACTTCCATGAAGAAGCTTGACACAGTCCCCCACCCGAACGTACACCTCTACCAGGTACCTTTCGCTAAGAAAGATTTTCTAAACTTCAACGCAGGAGAGCTCCTCAAGATATTCTTCTGGTCCATCCCCCTCATCTTTCTCAAAGGTATCGATATCATCCACCATCTTCCGACCAACGGCCCCAATCCTTTTGCACGCTTCAAGTTCGGTAAGACATTCGTGATGAGCGCCGATCCGGCATGGGATTATGAGAACTCAAAATTCGGCAAAGAATTGAAGCTAGACAATTCACAGAAAAACCAAGAAGCGGGGTTCGCGAAACGTTCCTTCGATCTCTCCTCACGCCTCGCCCTGCGCTTCTTTCGCATGATCGGCGTAGACAACAAGTTCCCCGAGGGCACCGACATATTCTTCTATCGTGCGCGCAGCCTGCAACCCACACTTGAATCCTTACGACCAGAGAGCATTCTTGCCTACGTACCAAACGGAGTTGATACGCAAATGTTCTCGCCGCAGAACCCCCCTCTCTTCGAGCGCACTCAGCAGGGTCTGCGCTTCCTCCACGTGGGAAGCGTGTCCCGAAGGAAGGGTACAGAGCATCTTCTGAACGCCTTCGTCTCTATCCTTCCGCGCTATCCAGAAAGCGAACTCTTCCTCGTAGGCAGAGGACACCCAGAATTCATCGCTGAGCTTAAGCAGACTGCGGCACCCTACCCGCAGGTGCACTTCTTTGACAACATTTCAAACGATGACCTGCCAAGAGCCTACACCTCTGCCGATGTGTTCTGCTTAGTACCCCTCTCCGGTTCGACTCCTACAGTCATGGGCGAAGCCATGGCCTCAGGTCTCCCTATTATCGCCACCAAGGAAAGTGGGAGCGGAGAAGCCGTCGAGGAGCACGAAGCGGGCCTATTGGTCGAACCAGGAAATGAGGCGGAACTCGCACAGGCCATGGTGAATCTCATCGAAGAGAGGGCTATACTGGAAGAAAAAAAAGCGAACTCTCTCGCCGCTTCGCGCTTCTTTGACTGGGATAATATCGCCCGTCTGCTTATCGCAGGATACGAGCAAGCACTGGTAAACAAGAAATAA
- a CDS encoding FkbM family methyltransferase, giving the protein MSFIKRIVRAVLHFFRDLADFVLRRNLNGVRVEITCPYEFAGTPGYSQYAFFGQNLEEGAIVYSLGIGEDASFDKEIIERYGVELHAFDFTPRAIKYMEANRLPRLTFHPYGVAAKDGSLTFYAPYQAKNVSWSNIPRNTKSESFPVKRLLTIMQELDHSRIDILKMDIEGAEYEVLEDMLASGIRPAQLLVEFQHRFEGIGVGKTKKMLKILHGEGYRIFYMTEDKTEFSFLFTR; this is encoded by the coding sequence ATGAGCTTCATTAAGCGTATCGTCAGAGCTGTGCTGCACTTCTTTCGTGATCTTGCTGATTTTGTCTTGAGGCGCAATCTGAATGGTGTAAGAGTGGAAATAACATGTCCTTACGAATTTGCGGGGACGCCTGGGTATTCCCAGTATGCTTTCTTTGGTCAGAATCTCGAGGAAGGGGCGATAGTGTATTCGCTGGGTATAGGAGAGGATGCTTCTTTTGATAAAGAAATAATCGAACGCTATGGGGTCGAGTTGCACGCGTTTGATTTTACTCCACGGGCTATTAAATATATGGAAGCGAACCGGCTGCCGAGACTGACTTTCCACCCTTATGGTGTCGCGGCCAAAGACGGATCCCTTACGTTTTATGCACCTTATCAAGCAAAGAACGTTTCTTGGAGTAACATTCCCCGCAATACCAAATCCGAGAGCTTTCCAGTCAAACGTCTCCTCACCATCATGCAGGAATTAGACCACTCCCGCATAGACATCCTGAAAATGGATATCGAGGGCGCGGAGTACGAGGTGTTAGAGGATATGTTAGCTTCCGGTATCAGGCCGGCACAGTTGCTTGTCGAATTCCAGCACAGATTTGAAGGAATTGGGGTGGGTAAAACGAAGAAGATGCTTAAGATCCTTCATGGGGAAGGGTATCGGATATTTTATATGACAGAGGATAAGACTGAGTTTAGTTTTCTATTTACCAGATAA